CTGTTTATTCCACTTGGTTACGGGAGCAAACATTGCCACCAAATCCAAATATTGATGGGATTCGATGTGCATTCTATCTGTTCCCACTTGTCCGGTAATCGCTACCAAAGGCGCACCATCTAGGTTAGCATCTGCGACCCCAGTCATCAAATTTGTCGCCCCAGGTCCTAGAGTCGAAAGACACACTCCGGCTTTTCCTGTCAGGCGTCCGTAAACATCAGCCATGAAGGCTGCACCTTGTTCGTGACGGGTAGTAATAAATTGAATAGAAGAATTTTTCAGCGCTTCTAAAACGTGTAAATTTTCTTCACCAGGAAGTCCAAAAACATATTGTACACCTTCATTTTCTAAACACTGTACCAAAAGTTCTGCAGTATTCATTTGATTTCCTCAATTTTGTCCTTTGTCCTTTGTCTTTTGTCTTTTGTCCTTTGTTATTTGTCATTAGTCATTTGTCATTTGTCATTTGTCATTTGTCATTTGTCCAATGACTAATAACCAATCCCCAATGACCAATCCCCAATCCCCAATGACTAATTACTTAACCCACACAGTTTTAACATTGACAAACTCATGTATACCTTGGATACTCAATTCTCTGCCATATCCAGAACGCTTAATTCCGCCAAAGGGTAAGCGGGTGTCGGATTTTACCATAGCGTTAATAAACACGGCACCTGCTTCGATTTCTGTAATTAAGCGATCGCGTTCTTGGTCGTTTGTTGTCCAGGCGCTAGCACCTAGGCCAAAGGGTGTATCATTGGCTAGTTTAATCGCCCCATCGATATCAGGAACGCGGAATATCAAGGCTACTGGTCCAAAAAATTCTTCTTGGGCGATAGGACTATTTTGGGGGACATCAGTGATAATCGTCGGTGGATAAAAGTTACCGGGACGATCTGATAAAGGATGTCCACCTGTGAGGACTTTACCACCGCTAGCCACAGCGGCTTGCACTTGTTTGTCTAAATCCTGGAGAATACCAGGAGTTGCTAGTGGTCCTAAGTCGGTGTCTTCGTGCATGGGGTCGCCAACTTTCAAAGCCAGGAATTTATCTAACAACAGCTTTTCAAATTGATCGGCGATCGCCTCGACGACGATAAAGCGTTTTGCTGCTATACAAGATTGTCCGCTATTCAACATCCGCGCTGTAGTGGCTATGACAACTGCTGTCTCTATATCAGCACTTTCTAACACAATAAACGGGTCGCTTCCGCCTAATTCTAAGACGGTTTTTTTCAATTGTTTTCCTGCAGATGCGGCTAATGATGCACCTGCGGGTTCACTCCCGGTTAAGGTAGCAGCTTTCACACGGTCATCAGCGATGATATTGGCTACTTTCGCAGCACCGATTAAGAAAGTTTGAAACACACCTTCAGCAAAACCAGCCCGTTGCATAATATCTTCAATTGCCAAAGCACACTGTGGCACATTTGAAGCGTGTTTAAGTATACCTACGTTTCCCGCCATCAGTGCAGGTGCAGCAAAGCGGAACACTTGCCAAAAAGGGAAATTCCACGGCATGACTGCGAGAATTGCACCTAATGGCTGGTAGCGGACAAAACTATGACTAGCATCAGTTTTTACGTGAACATCAGCCAGAAATTCCTGGGCTTGTTCAGCGTAGTAGCGACAGACAAAGGCACATTTTTCAACTTCGGCGATCGCCGCTTTGTAAGGCTTACCCATTTCCAGAGTCATTAAGTAAGCAAATTCGGCTTTCTCTTGCTCTAAAATGTCCGCAGCCCTTTGCATCCACTGCGATCGCTCCAAAAAACTAGTCTGGCGGTACTGTAGGTAAGCCTGACCAGCCTGATCAAGTTTAGCGGCAATTTCTGCATCATTTAACGGTTCAAAAGTTTTCAGCGTCTCCCCAGTAGCGGGATTAATGGTAGCAATAGCCATTACCTAACCTCCCGTTCAAAAAATAGCTTGAAGTAGCTTCCTAGTGTTACACAGATTAATTGTGGAAGCCACCATCCAAATTCTAATCTTGAAAAAAACAATTGTTTGTTTATTATGAAACTTTCCCAATTTTTTCAGATAAAATATCCAATCTTCTACGTATTTATGCTATTATTTATGGAACTGCCATATTCTTTTCTCCGTATTTATGCTATGGCTTTTTCACGCAATCACCACAGACTCTCTTCGGGGCGCAAGGCCTTGCGCCCCTACTGACAAATGACAAATGACAAAGAGTAATGAGTAATGAGTAATGAGTAATGAGTAATGAGTAATGAGTAATGAGTAATGAGTAATGAGTAATGAGTAATGAGTAATGAGTAATGAGTAATGAGTAATGAGTAATGAGTAATGAGTAATGAGTAATGAGTAATGAGTAATGAGTAATGAGTAATGAGTAATGAGTAATGAGTAATGAGTAATGAGTAATGAGTAATCAGTAATGAGTAATGAGTAATCAGTAATGAGTAATGAGTAATGAGTAATGAGTAATGAGTAATGAGTAATGAGTAATGAGTAATGAGTAATGAGTAATGAGTAATGAGTAATGAGTAATGAGTAATGAGTAATGAGTAATGAGTAATGAGTAATGAGTAATGAGTAATGAGTAATGAGTAATGAGTAATGAGTAATGAGTAATGAGTAATGAGTAATGAGTAATGAGTAATGAGTAATGAGTAATGAGTAATGAGTAATGACAAATGACAAATGACCAATGACAAATGACAAATGACCAATGACTATTGATGCATTGTTGTTTGATAAACTTTAACTAATCGATTAATACCTTTAAAACGATAATTACCCATTTCTTTGAAATCCGAGGGTTGTGAAAGCATTTTATAAGTTACTTCACTAATGACACATTCACCAGGGGGACAAACTGCTTCCATACGAGCCGCAAGATTAATGGTAGCGCCTAAAGCCGTATAGTCTACCCGTTGGGAGCTACCAACATCGCCGACAACCGCCTTACCACTGTTAATTGCAATGCGTAATTGTAGAGGTTCCCACCAAAAACCATTCATATTCAGATGTTCTAGACGAATTAGCATACCCTTAGCAGCAGCGACTGCGCGGTCAGCATGATCTGGTTGGAGTTCGGGAGCGCCGAAAAATGCCATGATACAATCACCAATATATTTATCTAAGGTGCCACCCCAGGCAAACACTTCTTGTAACATTTCTTCAAATAAATGATTGAGTAACTCGGCGATCGCCGTTGGTGTTAAGCGTTCGGAAATTGCTGTAAACCCCACCAAATCGGCAAACAAAATGCTGATTTCACTTTCTGCAGGGGGTAAACGACCATCTGGTAATCTACGTAAAGATATTAACTGCTGTACTACCCCTGGAGAATGATAGCGTTCTAGTCTTTGACGAATCACAGCTTCAGTTTTGAGTTTCTCTACCAATAACCAACGTTGGACACTCGAAGCTACAAGATTGGCTAAAGCTGAAAAAAAGCTGAGTTCTTCCTCACCTTCATTTTCCCAATGGTAAGAAGAAAGATAAGCATCAGCGTAGAGAACGCCGACTACTTTACTTTCATCCCATAAAGGTACCGCCATCGCACTGCGAATTCCCTTCACTAAAATACTATGTTCTCCAGAAAACCGTTCATCTTTCTGGGTATCAGCGGTTTGAATAACAACTTTTTCCTCAAATACCTTTTGACAAATACTATGGCTAATCCAATCGTCATCAACTACAAGAGATTGTTGTTCGGAAACATTTCTCGCGGCTGCATTCATTAATTCTAGGGTACCAGATCCCTCGACATCAATTAATAAGGCCAAGCGATCAATACTATTAAGGTAACGGAAAACGACTTCTTGAACCTGCACGAAAATTTCTTCTATGGATGTAGCTGCAGAGAGATTTTTGGCTATATCTACTAAATCTTTGAGTCGAGCAATGGTTTTGTCTTTCTTATTGTTGATGCTATCCTCGCTATCAGCATCGATCCATTGCTGTTGCAGTTGTTTAACATTATGAAGAATGGTTTTTTGTGGAGCTGTTTCCGCATTTGGTTTAACTTTCATCTGTGGAACAGGAGTTGATAATACCACCACTAAGCTGACATTACCCAACCAAACAACGTCACCATGATACAACTTTTGGGCAGAGGTAATCAGACGTTGATTTACTTGCGTCCCATTTTTACTACCCAGATCCTCAATCATCCACACTTCATTAGGCTGTTTCACAAGTCGCGCATGATTACGGGAAACGCCCCCAAAAGGTAAGTATAAGTCACATTCTGGCAATCGCCCAATAGTGAAGACATTTTGCTCCACTGAAACTGTTGTTTCCCTATCTCCCTCTTGTAGGCGTAGTTTGAGTTCAGTCATGAGTCTGAAAAATCCATCCTGAAATCTGGGGGTAAATGCATCTGTAAAGGTAAGGGATACGCCAAGGGTTAATCCGTGACCTCTTCTTTTATGACACTGTTAGGCACATTCCGACAAGACAACCATATGTATTTAATATGACGAATAAATTACATTTTGAGGTGACGGAAGCATCTATTTTACTAAGATCAGGAGCTTTTCATCAAAATTCGCCACCTGATGTTGTGATATTATATACTAATATTTTTTGCCTAATTTAAATCTTCATGAGCGTTCAAGCTCGTAGTTGCGCTAAAGCGCTCTCGACAATCAAGAGCGCTCAAACGCAACTACTTTTAACGGAATCACGGAAGTCCCCACCTTCAACGAAGTAAGGTGGGGTTGTTTGGTTTGATTTATGCAAGAGGTAGATTGTGCTATGCTAAGGGAAAGCTCCGCTAAGAGCGCTCCGACAATCAAGAGCGCTAAAGCTCGACTACGAACAACCCTTTAAAACTTGTGTGGTGCAGCACCATATGGTAATTCCAAAGGTAGCGCCCCCAACAGTCCCTTGCGATAATCAGTTAACAGATGTCTAGCGGCTCGTTCGACATCGCCATTGTAGCGATGCTGTGCCAGAAGATGCAAATATGCTTCTCCTGTGTGGGATGAGGAGTCGAGTTCATAGCGTGAGGATAATACTTTTTGGGGGAAGACATCACTAGCAGTATCTTGGAGATAATTGAATAAATCAACTAGTTCTGCGGCTACGAGCTGATTATCATAAGATGCTTCGCCAATATCATCACAAATGGCTAATTTTAAGGCGGCTTCTTGATTCTCTAACTTCAGAGGGATGACACCAGGCGCGTCTAGCAATTCCAAATGGTCAGAAATTCGCACCCAACGCAGTTGACGAGTTACCCCAGGACGTGCTGCACTTTCTACGACTCGTTTTCCCAACAGACGGTTAATCAAGGCTGATTTACCAACATTCGGGAAACCAATGACAACAGCGCGGACTGGACGGGGTAACATCCCGCGATCGCGTCTTCTTTGATTCAGTTCAGTTCCCGCTGCTTGGGCTGCTTTGGCGACTGCTACCACACCTTGACCATGTTGAGCATTGGTAAAATAGGGGGTTTCTCCTTGATCTCTGAACCAGTCTATCCATAGCGATCGCACTTGGGGCGAAATCATATCTACTCGGTTCATTACCAATAGTCGCGTCTTGCTTCCTACCCACTCCTCGATTTGGGGATGGTGTGTCGCTAAAGGAATGCGTACGTCTCGTACCTCTAAGACCACATCTACACGTTTAAGCTGTTCTTTGAGATTTTTTTCCGCTTTGGCGATGTGACCTGGATACCATTGGATCACATTTAATTTATAATTTTGAGTTAAAGCCATAGTTAATTACCAATACCAATACCAATTCCTAATTATCACCCACTGCGGCTTGATGCAAAATCAGACGATTGCCATCGGGGTCATAGGCGTAAATTTCTCTCCCGTGGGAAGCGATAGATATTTCTCCTGGTGGAGGATAGCCTAAATCAGTCAGGTGAGCGATCGCATCTTCCAACTTACTCACCTCTAGACATAAACTTATCTTACCTTGGCTTGAGCTTGTAAATTCCGAGGTAGATGTTTTTTTGGGTTGAAAAATACCTAATCGTAAACCGCAAATCTGAAACTCAGCATAGACATTCGGAATCAGGGTTGTTGGTTCTTGCTGAAGTAATTTACTATAGAAAAGTACCAAAACTTCTATATTAACCGATCCTAGAGTCACTAGTGCGTCTTGAATCATCATAATCCTCGCGCCGTATATCAAGTATGGTGCCCCGGAAAGCGAAAATTAGTCATCTTCGTTGAAAATTAACCTGTCCTACTTTCGGCTACAAAGTATAAAATTCACCAAAATTATACCAATTCAGCAAATCTTTGCAACACATCGATAATCTGTAGGGGCGCAAGGCCTTGCGCCCAAAGCCTATCTGTCCCATTCTTTTTTCAAATTGGTATTATTTTTTGACTTGACTAATAACTCATCAGTATTGATCATTGACTAAGCCTGGAAATAAATTTCTCGCTTTCAGCTTAAACCCATTAAAATGGGTTACAGCAATTTTCAGGCAATAACTACATATATAGCGTATAGCGGTTATCGCTTGAGTCCAATACACTCGTTTGGGCACGTTTTGCCGGTGCCCTACACGCGACGATATAATTTGTCAGGCATTCAACTGAAAACCGCTATATTGTAGGGGCGCAAAGCCTGACGCCTAAAGCCTAACATCTAACTCCCAACTCCCAACTCCCAACTCCCAACCCCCAACTCCCAACTCCCAACTCCCAACCCCCAACTCCCAACTCCCAACTCCTTACTCCCAACTCCTTACTCCTTACTCCTTACTCCTTACTCCTTACTCCTTACTCCTTACTCCTTACTCCTTACTCCTTACTCCTTACTCCTTACTCCTTACTCCCAACTCCTTACTCCTTACTCCTTACTCCTTACTCCTTACTCCTTACTCCTTACTCCTTACTCATTACTCCTTACTCCTTACTCCTTACTCCTTACTCCTTACTCCTTACTCCTTACTCCTTACTCCTTACTCCTTACTCCTTACTCCTTACTCCTTACTCCTTACTCCTTACTCCTTACTCCTTACTCCTTACTCCTTACTCCTTACTCCTTACTCCTTACTCCTTACTCCTTACTCCTTACTCCTTACTCCTAACTAATGACTATTAATTATTTACTAGAAGTCCAAAATGTCCACGCTGGATATATCAAAGACGTAGATATCTTACAAGGTGTAAATTTCCAAGTTGAAGCGGGGGAATTGGTGACAGTGATAGGTCCCAATGGTGCTGGTAAATCCACATTAGCAAAAACCATTTTTGGACTATTAACCCCCCACACAGGCACAATTACCTTTAAAGGCGAGAATATAGCAGGCTTAAAGTCAAATCAAATCGTCCAACGGGGAATGTGCTACGTCCCGCAAATCGCCAATGTTTTCCCGTC
The Gloeotrichia echinulata CP02 DNA segment above includes these coding regions:
- a CDS encoding NAD-dependent succinate-semialdehyde dehydrogenase; translated protein: MAIATINPATGETLKTFEPLNDAEIAAKLDQAGQAYLQYRQTSFLERSQWMQRAADILEQEKAEFAYLMTLEMGKPYKAAIAEVEKCAFVCRYYAEQAQEFLADVHVKTDASHSFVRYQPLGAILAVMPWNFPFWQVFRFAAPALMAGNVGILKHASNVPQCALAIEDIMQRAGFAEGVFQTFLIGAAKVANIIADDRVKAATLTGSEPAGASLAASAGKQLKKTVLELGGSDPFIVLESADIETAVVIATTARMLNSGQSCIAAKRFIVVEAIADQFEKLLLDKFLALKVGDPMHEDTDLGPLATPGILQDLDKQVQAAVASGGKVLTGGHPLSDRPGNFYPPTIITDVPQNSPIAQEEFFGPVALIFRVPDIDGAIKLANDTPFGLGASAWTTNDQERDRLITEIEAGAVFINAMVKSDTRLPFGGIKRSGYGRELSIQGIHEFVNVKTVWVK
- a CDS encoding adenylate/guanylate cyclase domain-containing protein translates to MTELKLRLQEGDRETTVSVEQNVFTIGRLPECDLYLPFGGVSRNHARLVKQPNEVWMIEDLGSKNGTQVNQRLITSAQKLYHGDVVWLGNVSLVVVLSTPVPQMKVKPNAETAPQKTILHNVKQLQQQWIDADSEDSINNKKDKTIARLKDLVDIAKNLSAATSIEEIFVQVQEVVFRYLNSIDRLALLIDVEGSGTLELMNAAARNVSEQQSLVVDDDWISHSICQKVFEEKVVIQTADTQKDERFSGEHSILVKGIRSAMAVPLWDESKVVGVLYADAYLSSYHWENEGEEELSFFSALANLVASSVQRWLLVEKLKTEAVIRQRLERYHSPGVVQQLISLRRLPDGRLPPAESEISILFADLVGFTAISERLTPTAIAELLNHLFEEMLQEVFAWGGTLDKYIGDCIMAFFGAPELQPDHADRAVAAAKGMLIRLEHLNMNGFWWEPLQLRIAINSGKAVVGDVGSSQRVDYTALGATINLAARMEAVCPPGECVISEVTYKMLSQPSDFKEMGNYRFKGINRLVKVYQTTMHQ
- the ylqF gene encoding ribosome biogenesis GTPase YlqF; translation: MALTQNYKLNVIQWYPGHIAKAEKNLKEQLKRVDVVLEVRDVRIPLATHHPQIEEWVGSKTRLLVMNRVDMISPQVRSLWIDWFRDQGETPYFTNAQHGQGVVAVAKAAQAAGTELNQRRRDRGMLPRPVRAVVIGFPNVGKSALINRLLGKRVVESAARPGVTRQLRWVRISDHLELLDAPGVIPLKLENQEAALKLAICDDIGEASYDNQLVAAELVDLFNYLQDTASDVFPQKVLSSRYELDSSSHTGEAYLHLLAQHRYNGDVERAARHLLTDYRKGLLGALPLELPYGAAPHKF
- a CDS encoding VOC family protein: MIQDALVTLGSVNIEVLVLFYSKLLQQEPTTLIPNVYAEFQICGLRLGIFQPKKTSTSEFTSSSQGKISLCLEVSKLEDAIAHLTDLGYPPPGEISIASHGREIYAYDPDGNRLILHQAAVGDN